Proteins from a single region of Oryza brachyantha chromosome 6, ObraRS2, whole genome shotgun sequence:
- the LOC102705641 gene encoding probable galacturonosyltransferase 9 has product MAGGRAFRPSAPRRAAFAALLTLLLLASLSFFLSSAPASSRPRLSSVSPPPSRLAAIRRHAADHAAVLAAYAAHARRLKEASAAQSLSFSAMSSDLSALSSRLASHLSLPEDAVKPLEKEARDRIKLARLLAADAKEGFDTQSKIQKLSDTVFAVGEQLARARRAGRMSSRIAAGSTPKSLHCLAMRLLEARLAKPSAFADDPDPSPEFDDPSLYHYAVFSDNVLAVSVVVASAARAAADPSRHVFHVVTAPMYLPAFRVWFARRPPPLGVHVQLLAYSDFTFLNETFSPVLRQIEAGKRDVTLLDYLRFYLPHMFPALQRVVLLEDDVVVQKDLAGLWHIDLDGRVNGAVEMCFGGFRRYSKYLNFTQDIVQERFKPDACAWAYGVNVYDLEAWRRDGCTELFHQYMEVNEDGALWDPTSVLPAGLMTFYGNTKPLDKSWHVMGLGYNPSISPEVITGAAVIHFNGNMKPWLDVALNQYKALWTKYVDTEMEFLTLCNFGL; this is encoded by the exons atggccggcggccgcgcgttccggccgtccgcgccgcggcgcgcggcgtTCGCAGCGCTCCTGACGCTGCTCCTGCTGGCGTCGCTCtcgttcttcctctcctcggcgccggcctCGTCCCGCCCCCGCCTCTCCTCGgtgtccccgccgccgtcgcgcctcGCGGCCATCCGCCGCCACGCGGCGGACCACGCGGCGGTGCTCGCGGCGTACGCCGCCCACGCGCGGAGGCTCAAggaggcgtcggcggcgcagTCGCTGTCGTTCTCCGCGATGTCGTCCGACCTCTCAGCGCTCTCGTCGCGCCTCGCctcccacctctccctccccgaGGACGCGGTGAAGCCACTGGAGAAGGAGGCGCGTGACCGCATCAAGCtcgcccgcctcctcgccgccgacgccaagGAGGGGTTCGACACGCAGTCCAAGATCCAGAAGCTCTCCGACACGGTGTTCGCCGTCGGCGagcagctcgcccgcgcccgccgcgcggGCCGCATGTCCTCCCGCATCGCCGCGGGGTCCACCCCGAAGTCCCTCCACTGCCTCGCCATGCGCCTCCTCGAGGCCCGCCTCGCCAAGCCCTCCGCCTTCGCCGACGACCCCGACCCGTCACCGGAGTTCGACGACCCCTCGCTGTACCACTACGCCGTGTTCTCCGACAATGTgctcgccgtctccgtcgtGGTAGCctcggccgcgcgcgccgcggccgacCCGTCGCGGCACGTCTTCCACGTGGTCACCGCGCCCATGTACCTTCCGGCATTCCGCGTCTGGttcgcccgccgcccgccaccgctcGGCGTGCACGTCCAGCTCCTCGCTTACTCCGACTTCACCTTCCTTAACGAAACCTTCTCTCCGGTGCTCAGACAGATCGAGGCCGGTAAGAGGGACGTGACATTGCTCGATTACCTGAGGTTCTACCTCCCACATATGTTCCCGGCACTGCAGAGGGTGGTGCTCTTGGAGGACGATGTGGTAGTTCAGAAGGATTTGGCCGGACTTTGGCACATCGACTTGGATGGGAGGGTGAATGGTGCTGTGGAGATGTGCTTCGGGGGATTCAGGAGATACAGCAAGTACCTCAACTTCACGCAGGACATTGTGCAGGAGCGGTTCAAACCTGACGCGTGTGCTTGGGCCTATGGGGTCAATGTGTATGATCTTGAGGCATGGCGACGGGATGGCTGCACGGAGCTTTTCCATCAGTACATGGAAGTG AATGAGGATGGTGCACTTTGGGATCCCACGTCTGTTCTACCTGCTGGGCTGATGACATTCTATGGCAATACAAAACCACTTGACAAATCATGGCATGTAATGGGCCTTGGCTATAATCCAAGCATCAGTCCTGAGGTTATCACTGGTGCTGCAGTAATACATTTTAATGGTAATATGAAACCATGGCTTGATGTTGCGTTGAACCAGTACAAAGCTCTGTGGACAAAGTATGTTGACACTGAAATGGAATTCCTGACACTATGTAACTTTGGTCTCTGA